Proteins encoded within one genomic window of uncultured Sphingopyxis sp.:
- a CDS encoding DNA-deoxyinosine glycosylase translates to MPTVRHTSFAPHVAPDTRLLILGSLPGARSLAARQYYAHPTNQFWRLLGEVVGRPLADMPYDDRLAALREAKVGLWDVIRSAERHTSSDSHIREAEAHDLAALVAGLPDLRMIAFNGGKAASIGRKQLLPIEGVALVDLPSSSAAHTCGYPVKLEHWLRLRVALAK, encoded by the coding sequence ATGCCCACCGTCCGCCACACCAGCTTCGCCCCGCATGTCGCGCCCGACACGCGGTTGCTGATTTTGGGAAGCCTGCCCGGCGCGCGCTCGCTGGCCGCGCGGCAATATTATGCGCACCCGACCAACCAGTTCTGGCGCCTGCTGGGCGAGGTGGTGGGCCGACCGCTCGCCGATATGCCCTATGACGACAGGCTGGCCGCCCTGCGCGAAGCGAAGGTCGGCCTCTGGGATGTGATCCGCAGCGCCGAACGCCACACGAGCAGCGACAGCCATATCCGTGAAGCCGAAGCCCACGACCTCGCGGCGCTGGTCGCGGGGCTGCCCGATTTGCGCATGATCGCCTTCAACGGCGGCAAGGCCGCGTCGATCGGGCGGAAACAGCTTCTGCCGATCGAGGGCGTCGCGCTCGTCGATCTGCCGTCGAGCAGCGCCGCGCATACGTGTGGCTACCCGGTAAAGCTGGAGCATTGGTTGCGATTACGCGTGGCATTGGCGAAGTAG
- a CDS encoding amidohydrolase family protein, translating to MKPTTFLPLLLLGTMLAAPVAAQAPARTVIHAGHLLAEPGKPARGASTIIVEGSRIVSIADGFQPADPGATLIDLKDKYVLPGLIDSHVHLTSDAGGIAGQLEEITLSPAAQAFNAEVNGMKTLRAGFTTVRNLGDGDGATLALRDAILAGKVQGPRIVDAGASISGSAGHMDGSLGYRDELRPFFAGAGNTCNGADDCRRAVRLQIGRGADVIKFASTGGVNSRIGAGLGKQMFDDEARAIVETAHLFGKKVAVHAHGADGIRLAIDAGADSIEHGTILDDVTIAAWAKSKTYYIPTLSTVNGYKERLAANPDAYEPDVLAKIKWRISITGKSLETLVPKGVRIAFGTDAGVSKHGRNGDEFELMVQHGMTPVEAIKAATVNAADLLGLSDQIGTIAPGKSADIIAVASDPVADVRVLKKVDFVMARGEVVD from the coding sequence ATGAAACCGACGACTTTCCTCCCGCTCCTATTGCTCGGCACAATGCTTGCCGCTCCTGTCGCTGCGCAGGCGCCCGCGCGCACCGTGATCCACGCCGGCCACCTGCTCGCCGAACCGGGCAAGCCCGCGCGCGGCGCTTCGACGATCATTGTCGAGGGCAGCAGGATCGTGAGCATCGCCGACGGTTTCCAGCCGGCCGACCCCGGCGCGACGCTGATCGACCTCAAGGACAAATATGTCCTCCCCGGCCTCATCGACAGCCATGTCCATCTGACCAGCGATGCGGGCGGCATCGCCGGCCAACTCGAGGAAATCACGCTCAGCCCCGCCGCACAGGCCTTCAATGCCGAGGTCAACGGCATGAAGACGCTGCGCGCGGGCTTCACCACCGTGCGCAACCTCGGCGACGGCGACGGGGCGACGCTGGCGCTCCGCGACGCGATCCTCGCGGGCAAGGTGCAGGGGCCGCGCATCGTCGATGCCGGTGCCAGCATCTCGGGCAGCGCGGGGCATATGGACGGCTCCTTGGGCTATCGCGACGAGCTTCGCCCCTTCTTCGCGGGCGCGGGCAACACCTGCAACGGCGCCGATGATTGCCGCCGCGCGGTGCGGCTCCAGATCGGGCGCGGCGCCGATGTGATCAAATTCGCCTCGACCGGCGGGGTCAACAGCCGCATCGGGGCGGGGCTCGGCAAGCAGATGTTCGACGACGAGGCGCGGGCGATCGTCGAAACCGCGCATCTGTTCGGCAAGAAGGTCGCGGTGCATGCGCACGGCGCCGACGGCATCCGCCTCGCGATCGACGCCGGCGCCGATTCGATCGAACATGGCACGATCCTCGACGATGTGACGATCGCGGCGTGGGCGAAATCGAAAACCTATTATATCCCGACGCTCTCGACCGTGAACGGCTACAAGGAACGCCTCGCCGCCAATCCCGACGCTTACGAACCCGACGTGCTGGCGAAGATCAAATGGCGCATCTCGATCACCGGCAAAAGCCTCGAAACGCTCGTGCCCAAGGGTGTGCGCATCGCCTTCGGCACCGACGCCGGTGTCTCGAAGCACGGCCGCAACGGCGACGAGTTCGAACTGATGGTCCAGCACGGCATGACGCCGGTTGAGGCGATCAAGGCCGCGACGGTGAACGCCGCCGACTTGCTCGGCCTGTCGGACCAGATCGGCACCATCGCGCCGGGCAAGAGCGCCGACATCATCGCGGTGGCGAGCGACCCCGTCGCCGACGTGCGCGTGCTCAAGAAGGTCGATTTCGTGATGGCGCGCGGCGAAGTGGTCGACTGA